A window of Rubricoccus marinus contains these coding sequences:
- a CDS encoding MGH1-like glycoside hydrolase domain-containing protein — protein sequence MPRPDTAEHQRLATSEAREADWKNWGPYVADRAWGTVREDYSASGDAWDYFPHEHAHSRAYRWNEDAIAGFCNRMQNVCLGVAMWNEQDAILKERFFGVSGPQGNHGEDVKEHYFYVDGTPTHSYMRMHYAYPQVAYPYEQLVRENLARGYHDPEYELTDAIGDALAEGRYFDVGIEYAKAGENDILCRITATNRAPQAAPLHLLPHVWYRNTWSWGYDDRPKPTLRDASGARGLLRVHGEHRHLGDRWWSVRASGAESAALMFTENETNRERLFGSPSLSPYVKDAFHRAIVDGEADAVNPERRGTKAAAHIHATVAPGESLVVEVRYAPEDHADPFADFDATFRTRIHEADAFYDALQAPGLSDDERNVQRQAFAGLLWSKQFYHYSPKLWLDGDPAFPPPPEARRHGRNHDWTHLYNLDVLSMPDKWEYPWYAAWDLAFHMIPMALLDPEWSKRQLTLLMREWYQHPNGQLPAYEWDFGDVNPPVHAWAVWRVYQIDRDHNGGPDTDFLASAFHKLLLNFTWWVNQKDDEGNNVFQGGFLGLDNIGVFDRSAPLPTGGHLDQADGTAWMAMYCLNMLAISIELARTRPAYEDVATKFFEHFVYIAKAINDEGGPGLWDEDDGFYYDAIETPDGRQTPLKIRSFVGLIPLFAIETLEPDVFEALPRFARRMRWFIENRPELMENLTFLREHGRGDRCLLSIVDETRLRRILARLLDSDQFLSEFGLRSLSKEHEANPYSFSANGETHTVAYEPAESTSGLFGGNSNWRGPIWFPLNYLMIESLQKYDYYYGDALQVEMPTASGETQNLWDVAGDLSRRLTALFLQDASGQRPVHGGVDMLQGEDRVLFYEYFNGDTGAGLGASHQTGWTALVAKLIQQSGGTRKKRR from the coding sequence ATGCCCCGTCCCGATACCGCCGAACACCAGCGGCTCGCCACCTCCGAAGCCCGCGAGGCCGACTGGAAAAACTGGGGGCCGTACGTCGCCGACCGTGCGTGGGGGACCGTCCGCGAGGACTACAGCGCCTCTGGCGACGCGTGGGACTACTTCCCGCACGAGCACGCGCACAGCCGCGCCTACCGCTGGAACGAGGACGCCATCGCGGGCTTCTGCAACCGGATGCAGAACGTCTGCCTCGGCGTCGCGATGTGGAACGAGCAGGACGCCATCCTCAAGGAGCGGTTCTTCGGCGTCAGCGGGCCGCAGGGCAACCACGGCGAGGACGTCAAGGAGCACTACTTCTACGTAGACGGCACGCCGACGCACAGCTACATGCGGATGCACTACGCCTACCCGCAGGTGGCCTACCCGTATGAGCAGCTGGTCCGGGAAAACCTGGCGCGAGGCTACCACGACCCGGAGTACGAACTGACGGACGCCATCGGAGACGCGCTCGCCGAGGGCCGCTACTTCGATGTAGGCATCGAGTACGCGAAAGCGGGGGAGAACGACATCCTGTGCCGCATCACCGCCACCAACCGCGCACCCCAGGCGGCTCCCCTCCACCTCCTGCCGCACGTCTGGTACCGCAACACGTGGTCCTGGGGCTACGACGACCGCCCCAAGCCGACCCTCCGCGATGCCTCTGGCGCCAGAGGTCTTTTGCGCGTGCACGGCGAGCACCGCCACCTCGGCGACCGGTGGTGGTCCGTCCGGGCCTCTGGCGCCGAGTCGGCGGCGCTGATGTTTACCGAGAACGAGACGAACCGGGAGCGGCTGTTCGGCTCGCCCAGCCTCTCGCCCTACGTCAAGGACGCGTTCCACCGTGCGATCGTGGACGGCGAGGCGGACGCGGTCAACCCGGAGCGGCGCGGCACCAAAGCGGCCGCCCACATCCACGCGACGGTCGCGCCCGGCGAGTCGCTCGTCGTCGAGGTGCGCTACGCGCCAGAGGACCACGCCGACCCGTTCGCGGACTTCGACGCCACGTTCCGCACCCGCATCCACGAGGCCGACGCCTTTTACGACGCGCTCCAGGCGCCCGGCCTGAGCGACGACGAGCGCAACGTGCAGCGCCAGGCGTTTGCCGGGCTGCTCTGGAGCAAGCAGTTCTACCACTACAGCCCCAAGCTCTGGCTCGACGGGGACCCCGCGTTCCCGCCCCCGCCAGAGGCCCGCCGGCACGGCCGCAACCACGACTGGACGCACCTCTACAACCTGGACGTGCTCTCCATGCCGGACAAGTGGGAGTACCCGTGGTACGCCGCCTGGGACCTCGCCTTTCACATGATCCCGATGGCGCTCTTGGACCCGGAGTGGTCCAAGCGGCAGCTCACGCTGCTCATGCGCGAGTGGTACCAGCACCCCAACGGGCAGCTTCCGGCCTACGAGTGGGACTTCGGGGACGTGAACCCGCCCGTCCACGCCTGGGCCGTGTGGCGCGTCTACCAGATCGACCGCGACCACAACGGCGGGCCGGACACGGACTTCCTCGCGAGCGCCTTCCACAAGCTGCTGCTCAACTTTACGTGGTGGGTCAACCAGAAGGACGACGAGGGCAACAACGTCTTCCAGGGCGGCTTTCTCGGGCTGGACAACATCGGCGTGTTCGATCGGAGCGCGCCGCTGCCCACCGGCGGCCACCTGGACCAGGCCGACGGCACGGCGTGGATGGCGATGTACTGCCTCAACATGCTCGCCATCTCGATCGAACTCGCCCGCACGCGCCCGGCCTATGAGGACGTGGCCACCAAGTTCTTCGAGCACTTCGTCTACATCGCCAAGGCCATCAACGACGAGGGCGGCCCCGGCCTCTGGGACGAGGACGACGGCTTCTACTACGACGCGATCGAGACGCCGGACGGGCGGCAGACGCCGCTCAAGATCCGCTCGTTCGTGGGGCTCATCCCGCTCTTCGCGATCGAGACGCTGGAGCCGGACGTGTTCGAGGCGCTGCCGCGGTTCGCGCGGCGGATGCGCTGGTTTATCGAGAACCGCCCGGAGCTGATGGAGAACCTCACGTTCCTGCGCGAGCACGGCCGCGGCGACCGGTGCCTGCTCTCCATCGTGGACGAGACGCGCCTGCGCCGCATCCTGGCGCGCCTGCTGGACTCGGACCAGTTCCTGAGCGAGTTCGGACTGCGCAGCCTCTCCAAGGAGCACGAGGCCAACCCGTACAGCTTTAGCGCGAACGGGGAGACGCACACCGTGGCCTACGAGCCCGCCGAGTCCACCTCCGGCCTGTTCGGCGGCAACTCGAATTGGCGCGGCCCGATCTGGTTTCCGCTCAACTACCTCATGATCGAGTCGTTGCAGAAGTACGACTACTACTACGGCGACGCCCTGCAGGTGGAGATGCCGACGGCCTCTGGCGAGACACAGAACCTCTGGGACGTAGCCGGCGACCTCTCGCGGCGCCTCACCGCGCTGTTCCTGCAGGACGCCAGCGGCCAGCGCCCCGTCCACGGCGGCGTGGACATGCTTCAGGGAGAGGACCGCGTGCTCTTCTACGAGTACTTCAACGGCGACACCGGCGCCGGGCTGGGCGCGAGCCACCAGACGGGCTGGACGGCGCTCGTCGCCAAGCTGATCCAGCAGAGCGGCGGCACGCGTAAAAAGAGGCGGTAG
- a CDS encoding DUF4864 domain-containing protein: MPALPAVLAVLLLACASGAPASPDPVPSPDLAPEAVVKIVVGALQQNDEPADDAGIATAFRFASPGNQAATGPLARFTAMIRGGYSDMLDFERATYGRMVFQGDEAAQRVTLVQANGRRSTYVFALSKQVGGERDGCWMTDAVVPVAPQDDGLIRT, from the coding sequence ATGCCTGCGCTCCCCGCCGTCCTCGCTGTTTTGCTCCTCGCCTGCGCCTCTGGCGCGCCGGCCTCTCCTGATCCCGTGCCCTCGCCGGACCTCGCGCCAGAGGCCGTGGTCAAGATCGTCGTGGGGGCGCTGCAACAGAACGACGAGCCGGCGGACGACGCGGGCATCGCGACGGCTTTCCGCTTCGCCTCGCCGGGCAACCAGGCCGCGACGGGGCCTTTGGCGCGGTTTACGGCCATGATCCGCGGCGGCTACAGCGACATGCTGGACTTCGAGCGCGCCACCTACGGCCGCATGGTGTTCCAGGGCGACGAGGCGGCGCAGCGCGTCACGCTCGTCCAGGCCAACGGGCGCCGCAGCACGTACGTGTTCGCGCTCTCGAAGCAGGTCGGCGGGGAGCGCGACGGCTGCTGGATGACGGACGCCGTAGTGCCGGTCGCGCCACAGGACGACGGATTGATCCGGACGTAG
- a CDS encoding SDR family oxidoreductase produces MSDTPNQYAMQDPRSQYPSPPFPRQPQEAPGLTTKMEPEPDHGETSYRGFGRMEGRKALITGGDSGIGRATAIAYAREGAAVAINYLPSEEKDAQSLADLIEGEGGTLVRLPGDLQDESFCVQLVEDAREKLGGLDVLVINAGNQTAQESIQDITTEQFDRTYKTNVYAMFWLSKAALPHIPAGGTIINVTSVQGYKPSANLLDYASTKWAIIGFTKALAKQAIESGVRVNAVAPGPFWTPLQPSGGQPQDSIETFGEQVPMGRPGQPAEIAPTFVFLATQESGYISGEVFGVTGGDPT; encoded by the coding sequence ATGTCCGACACCCCCAATCAGTACGCGATGCAGGACCCGCGCTCGCAGTACCCGAGCCCGCCGTTCCCCCGCCAGCCGCAAGAGGCCCCCGGCCTCACCACGAAGATGGAGCCCGAGCCGGACCACGGCGAGACCTCCTACCGCGGCTTCGGCCGCATGGAGGGCCGCAAGGCGCTCATCACCGGCGGCGACTCCGGCATCGGCCGCGCGACGGCGATTGCGTACGCCCGCGAAGGCGCGGCCGTCGCGATCAACTACCTGCCGAGCGAGGAGAAGGACGCACAGTCGCTCGCGGACCTCATCGAAGGCGAGGGCGGCACGCTCGTGCGGCTCCCCGGTGATCTGCAGGACGAATCGTTCTGCGTGCAACTCGTCGAGGACGCGCGCGAGAAGCTGGGCGGGCTGGACGTGCTCGTCATCAACGCGGGCAACCAGACCGCGCAGGAGTCCATCCAGGACATCACGACGGAGCAGTTCGACCGGACGTACAAGACGAACGTCTACGCCATGTTCTGGCTCTCCAAGGCGGCGCTGCCGCACATCCCGGCGGGCGGGACGATCATCAACGTGACCTCGGTTCAGGGCTACAAGCCGTCTGCCAACTTGCTGGACTACGCCTCCACCAAGTGGGCCATCATCGGGTTCACGAAGGCGCTCGCGAAGCAGGCCATCGAGAGCGGCGTGCGCGTCAACGCCGTCGCGCCCGGCCCGTTCTGGACGCCGCTGCAGCCCTCTGGCGGCCAGCCGCAGGACTCCATCGAGACGTTTGGCGAGCAGGTGCCGATGGGCCGCCCCGGCCAGCCGGCGGAGATCGCGCCGACGTTCGTGTTCCTCGCCACGCAGGAGTCCGGCTACATCAGCGGCGAGGTCTTCGGCGTGACGGGCGGCGACCCGACCTGA
- the ftsZ gene encoding cell division protein FtsZ, with protein sequence MEDFSTRFAFDDDAPTDANIRVIGCGGGGGNAVNNMLAKGIHGVEFTAVNTDAQALQVNLAPLKIQIGRERTSGLGAGARPSVGAEAAQESHKEIEAALQGCDMVFVTAGMGGGTGTGAAPVIAAIAKEMGILTVAVVTKPFVCEGKKRLRMAEQGIQNLRDTVDTLVIVPNERLLDIAEDDTTLVDAFVMADDVLYNAVRGISELITVHGLINLDFADVRTTMLDGGTALMGSAIASGDKRAERAAREALESPLLDGISIDGARNVLVNITAGPSLSIREATHGMSVIQQQAGDEAEVIFGTVIDPEMGDHLRVTVMATGFDANQGAPEEAPEVIQRSIPLNLDHHVSPHYKGETNLRDLDKPAYERRSRVAPPSEKSREVEESPSAVPLKNVKRLRISELPAEPGERIKKGGDPDVPAFLRRMMD encoded by the coding sequence ATGGAAGATTTCAGCACACGATTCGCATTCGACGACGACGCTCCCACAGACGCCAACATCCGCGTCATCGGCTGCGGCGGCGGCGGCGGTAACGCCGTCAACAACATGCTCGCCAAGGGCATCCACGGCGTGGAGTTCACGGCCGTGAACACCGACGCGCAGGCGCTCCAGGTCAACCTGGCGCCGCTCAAGATTCAGATCGGCCGCGAGCGCACGTCCGGGCTCGGCGCAGGCGCCCGGCCCAGCGTAGGCGCCGAGGCCGCGCAGGAAAGCCACAAGGAGATCGAAGCCGCCCTCCAGGGCTGCGACATGGTCTTCGTGACCGCGGGCATGGGCGGCGGGACCGGCACGGGCGCCGCGCCCGTCATCGCGGCCATCGCCAAGGAGATGGGCATCCTCACGGTGGCCGTCGTCACCAAGCCGTTCGTCTGCGAGGGCAAAAAGCGCCTCCGCATGGCCGAGCAGGGGATTCAGAACCTGCGCGACACCGTCGACACCCTCGTCATCGTGCCCAACGAGCGCCTGCTCGACATCGCCGAGGACGACACGACGCTCGTGGACGCCTTCGTAATGGCCGATGACGTGCTCTACAACGCCGTCCGCGGCATCTCGGAGCTTATCACCGTCCACGGCCTCATCAACCTCGACTTCGCCGACGTCCGCACGACGATGCTCGACGGTGGTACGGCGCTGATGGGCTCCGCTATCGCCTCTGGCGACAAGCGCGCCGAGCGCGCCGCCCGCGAGGCGCTGGAGAGCCCGCTCCTCGATGGCATCTCCATCGACGGCGCGCGCAACGTGCTCGTCAACATCACCGCCGGGCCGAGCCTCTCCATCCGCGAGGCCACGCACGGCATGAGCGTGATCCAGCAGCAGGCCGGCGACGAGGCCGAGGTCATCTTCGGAACGGTCATCGACCCCGAGATGGGCGACCACCTCCGCGTGACCGTCATGGCGACGGGCTTCGATGCCAACCAGGGCGCGCCCGAGGAGGCGCCAGAGGTCATCCAGCGCTCCATCCCGCTCAACCTCGACCACCACGTCTCGCCACACTACAAGGGCGAGACGAACCTCCGCGACCTCGACAAGCCAGCGTACGAGCGCCGCTCGCGCGTGGCACCCCCGTCGGAGAAGTCCCGCGAGGTGGAGGAGAGCCCGAGCGCCGTCCCGCTCAAGAACGTCAAGCGCCTCCGCATCAGCGAGCTGCCCGCCGAGCCCGGCGAGCGGATCAAGAAGGGAGGCGACCCCGACGTGCCGGCGTTCCTGCGCCGCATGATGGACTGA
- the ftsA gene encoding cell division protein FtsA: MIENERIVVGVDIGTSKICAVVASSDDQDQIRIRGVGVAESNGVNRGVVVNIDKTVHAIKTAVSEAERAAGVSVESAVVGIAGDHIQSFQSRGVITVTGGEIDREDVQRLLEDTRHVAMPADREILHVLPQEFIVDGQDGVADPIGMSGVRLEANVHIITGLVSAAKNIYRCIEKAGNRVDDIVLEPLASSYAVLHEDEKEVGVVLIDIGGGTTDVAVFEDNTIRHTAVIAVAGDMVTHDIRKGLGVLEDQAERLKHQFGSALVGLVDTDQEITIPGIGGRPDKSISQSALAQIIQPRIEEILEIAAIEIKRSGYGRHLSAGVVLTGGGALIPGTAELASEILGLEARIGRPIGLTGGLAEEVASPKYATGVGLVLHALRAGSASGASLLAQNPQPREAPAAISGSGDGSIGNGDGQGGTPVLSDPEPSLVTDDVGHADDSRGLMDRIAARMKDWFDEL; this comes from the coding sequence ATGATCGAGAACGAGCGCATCGTTGTCGGAGTCGACATCGGGACCAGTAAAATCTGTGCGGTCGTCGCCAGTTCGGACGACCAAGACCAAATCCGCATCCGCGGCGTCGGCGTCGCCGAGAGCAACGGCGTCAACCGCGGCGTCGTCGTCAACATCGACAAGACCGTCCACGCCATCAAGACGGCCGTCTCCGAAGCCGAGCGCGCCGCCGGCGTGAGCGTCGAGAGCGCCGTCGTCGGCATCGCTGGCGACCACATCCAGAGCTTCCAGAGCCGCGGCGTCATCACCGTCACCGGCGGCGAGATCGACCGCGAGGACGTGCAGCGCCTCCTGGAGGACACGCGCCACGTGGCCATGCCCGCCGACCGCGAGATCCTCCACGTGCTCCCGCAGGAGTTCATCGTGGACGGCCAGGACGGCGTCGCCGACCCCATCGGCATGAGCGGCGTCCGCCTGGAGGCCAACGTCCACATCATCACCGGACTCGTCTCGGCCGCGAAGAACATCTACCGCTGCATCGAGAAGGCCGGCAACCGCGTGGACGACATCGTGTTGGAGCCTCTGGCGTCCTCGTACGCCGTGCTCCACGAGGACGAGAAAGAGGTCGGCGTCGTCCTGATCGACATCGGCGGCGGCACGACCGACGTGGCCGTGTTCGAGGACAACACGATCCGCCACACCGCCGTGATCGCCGTCGCCGGCGACATGGTGACGCACGACATCCGCAAGGGCCTCGGCGTGCTGGAAGATCAGGCTGAGCGCCTGAAGCACCAGTTCGGCTCCGCCCTCGTGGGGCTCGTGGACACCGACCAAGAGATCACGATTCCCGGCATCGGTGGGCGCCCGGACAAGTCGATCTCGCAGTCGGCGCTCGCGCAGATCATCCAGCCGCGCATCGAGGAGATCCTGGAGATCGCCGCGATCGAGATCAAGCGCTCCGGCTACGGCCGCCACCTCTCGGCAGGCGTGGTCCTGACCGGCGGCGGCGCGCTCATCCCGGGCACCGCCGAACTGGCCTCCGAAATCCTCGGGCTCGAAGCCCGCATCGGTCGCCCCATCGGGCTGACCGGCGGCCTCGCCGAGGAAGTCGCGAGCCCGAAGTACGCAACCGGCGTCGGCCTCGTGCTGCACGCCCTCCGAGCGGGGTCCGCCTCTGGCGCGTCGCTCCTCGCTCAGAATCCGCAACCGCGAGAGGCGCCTGCGGCTATCTCCGGCAGCGGCGACGGCAGCATCGGGAACGGAGACGGACAGGGCGGCACGCCCGTCCTCAGCGATCCCGAGCCGAGCCTCGTCACCGATGACGTCGGCCACGCCGACGACAGCCGGGGCCTCATGGACCGCATCGCGGCTCGCATGAAGGACTGGTTCGACGAGCTCTAG
- a CDS encoding cell division protein FtsQ/DivIB, with amino-acid sequence MAKRTSKTLTAQQQDRRRKLRKIGRALGLVALCVGLVAAWVWHRTLPLEEVRVVGTHRAAPEDVSTLAGVAPDEAVPVALYGIDLALVADRVRRHPWVREARLRRLPTGSLRIAVEERTPVALVLDADGRPHHYLDAVGFAMPVPASGAETEDVPLLRGRLPAYHPTQPIRNAGIRELLGALASADDGVDALISEVVWSESGATLYTEPVAGRGTIPVRLGRTGHADALTRLGAFWEQAVLTRPDVPLRLVDLRFAGQVVAQEILPPTRSAGGTSPEASGDTPTPAPARGSGDAGTTPSEALEPAAEGPGSGSTPVASPTPTPPNS; translated from the coding sequence ATGGCTAAGCGCACCTCGAAAACGCTCACCGCACAGCAGCAGGACCGCCGCCGCAAGCTGCGCAAGATCGGCCGCGCCCTCGGCCTGGTCGCGCTCTGCGTCGGCCTCGTGGCCGCGTGGGTGTGGCACCGCACGCTCCCGCTGGAAGAGGTCCGGGTGGTCGGCACGCACCGCGCGGCGCCAGAGGACGTGTCCACGCTTGCGGGCGTCGCGCCGGATGAGGCCGTCCCGGTCGCGCTCTACGGCATCGACCTCGCGCTCGTCGCCGACCGCGTGCGCCGCCACCCGTGGGTACGCGAGGCGCGCCTGCGCCGCCTGCCCACCGGCTCGCTCCGCATCGCCGTGGAGGAGCGCACCCCCGTCGCGCTCGTGCTCGACGCCGACGGCCGCCCGCACCACTACCTCGACGCAGTGGGCTTTGCGATGCCCGTGCCCGCCTCTGGCGCTGAGACCGAGGACGTGCCGCTGCTGCGCGGCCGCCTTCCCGCCTACCACCCGACGCAGCCCATCCGCAACGCGGGCATCCGCGAACTCCTCGGCGCGCTCGCCAGCGCGGACGATGGCGTGGACGCGCTCATCAGCGAAGTCGTCTGGTCCGAATCGGGCGCGACGCTCTACACCGAGCCCGTCGCCGGCCGGGGGACGATCCCTGTCCGGCTCGGCCGCACCGGCCACGCCGACGCGCTCACGCGCCTCGGCGCCTTCTGGGAGCAGGCCGTCCTCACCCGCCCCGACGTGCCGCTGCGGCTCGTCGACCTCCGCTTTGCCGGGCAAGTCGTCGCGCAGGAGATCCTGCCGCCGACGCGCTCCGCGGGCGGCACCTCGCCAGAGGCCTCTGGCGACACCCCAACTCCCGCTCCCGCCAGAGGCTCTGGCGATGCGGGCACCACTCCCTCGGAGGCTTTGGAGCCTGCCGCCGAGGGACCTGGCTCAGGCTCCACACCCGTCGCATCCCCTACCCCCACACCCCCAAACTCATGA
- the murG gene encoding undecaprenyldiphospho-muramoylpentapeptide beta-N-acetylglucosaminyltransferase, which yields MMPEALHQAPAAGALKRAPGTPRVLFACGGTGGHVYPAIAIADAIRARIPQAAIAFAGTKDRMEWEAVPKAGYAIHPITVSGFQRGLSPEALARNAAFPFKLAKGLWESLRLIGNFDPDVVVGTGGYASGPVGLAASLRGKKMVIQEQNAYAGATNKLLAPRADHVFLAFDAARAFFPEDTPATVAGNPVRQDLTEASATEAREHFGIPEGARVLLAMGGSLGAGPINGALKVHLKEVLASGETFVIWAAGKRYYQTLNAAVPAHERLKLVPYLDRMDLAYEAADLVLCRSGAITCSELAVTGTPSVLVPSPNVTADHQTKNARALADAGAAILLPEADLDARFDDDVIALLDAPDLLDQMRRKALAIARPDAADEIARAVIALAPPPGASGA from the coding sequence ATGATGCCCGAAGCCCTCCACCAAGCCCCCGCCGCTGGCGCGCTCAAGCGCGCGCCCGGCACGCCGCGCGTCCTTTTCGCGTGCGGCGGCACGGGCGGGCACGTCTACCCGGCCATCGCCATCGCGGACGCCATCCGCGCGCGCATCCCGCAGGCGGCTATCGCGTTTGCCGGCACCAAGGACCGCATGGAGTGGGAAGCCGTGCCCAAGGCGGGCTACGCCATCCACCCCATCACGGTCAGCGGCTTCCAGCGCGGCCTCTCGCCAGAGGCCCTCGCGCGCAACGCGGCGTTCCCGTTCAAGCTGGCCAAGGGGCTGTGGGAGAGCCTGCGCCTGATCGGCAACTTCGACCCGGACGTCGTTGTGGGGACGGGCGGCTACGCCAGCGGCCCCGTCGGGCTCGCGGCCTCGCTGCGCGGCAAAAAGATGGTCATCCAGGAGCAGAACGCCTACGCCGGCGCGACGAACAAACTCTTGGCGCCGCGCGCCGATCACGTCTTCCTCGCCTTCGACGCCGCGCGCGCCTTCTTCCCCGAGGACACGCCCGCGACGGTTGCCGGCAACCCCGTCCGGCAGGACCTCACCGAGGCTTCCGCTACCGAGGCGCGCGAGCACTTCGGCATCCCCGAGGGCGCGCGCGTCCTCCTCGCGATGGGCGGCTCGCTCGGCGCCGGGCCCATCAACGGCGCGCTCAAGGTGCACCTCAAAGAGGTGCTGGCCTCTGGCGAGACGTTCGTGATCTGGGCCGCGGGCAAGCGCTACTACCAAACGCTGAACGCCGCCGTGCCCGCGCACGAGCGGCTCAAGCTGGTCCCGTACCTCGACCGGATGGACCTCGCCTACGAGGCCGCCGACTTGGTGCTCTGCCGCTCGGGCGCCATCACGTGCTCCGAACTGGCTGTTACCGGCACGCCGTCGGTCCTCGTCCCGAGCCCGAACGTGACCGCGGACCACCAGACCAAGAACGCGCGCGCCCTCGCCGACGCCGGCGCCGCCATCCTCCTCCCCGAGGCCGACCTCGACGCGCGCTTCGACGACGACGTGATCGCGCTGCTGGACGCGCCGGACCTCCTGGACCAGATGCGCCGCAAGGCCCTCGCCATCGCGCGGCCCGACGCCGCCGACGAGATCGCCCGCGCCGTGATCGCGCTCGCGCCCCCGCCAGGGGCCTCTGGCGCCTAG
- a CDS encoding FtsW/RodA/SpoVE family cell cycle protein, whose amino-acid sequence MPKALTVSRRPDPAIIGAVLLLAAAGVVAVYSAVSFLAETKAGGDTERFLLKHVLHVGLGLLAMGAASLVDYRKLARFSKAFMIVAIGLLVAVQVMGVVTNGAQRWIDLGFVTFQPSDLAKVAILLHTAVLLTKKQPYIESFARGYLPLLFWIGPTLLLIGMEDLSTAAILLITLAAMMFVGRVRVGHLLGTALVALVLASAFLAANPQRAARVDAWLNTSIFTSEAEAEATFSDQAEGYQARQARIAFAMGGVTGRGPGKSVQRDFLPAPYNDFIFAIVAEEYGLVGALSLLLVFVYVLARGLLRIARGAADPLGLFLAVGITCAVVLYGFVNAAVACGLAPVTGLAMPFVSFGGTSLLMTGIMVGILLNISRHADPA is encoded by the coding sequence ATGCCCAAGGCCCTCACCGTTTCCCGCCGCCCGGACCCCGCCATCATCGGCGCTGTCCTGCTGCTCGCCGCAGCGGGCGTGGTGGCGGTGTACTCGGCCGTCTCGTTCCTCGCGGAGACGAAGGCAGGCGGCGATACAGAGAGGTTCCTGCTCAAGCACGTCCTCCACGTCGGCCTCGGGCTTCTGGCGATGGGCGCGGCGTCCCTCGTGGACTACCGGAAGCTGGCGCGCTTCTCGAAGGCGTTCATGATCGTCGCCATCGGGCTCTTGGTCGCGGTGCAGGTGATGGGCGTGGTGACCAACGGCGCGCAGCGCTGGATCGACCTCGGGTTCGTGACCTTCCAGCCGTCAGACCTGGCGAAGGTGGCGATCCTGCTCCATACGGCCGTCCTGCTCACCAAAAAGCAGCCGTACATCGAGAGCTTCGCCAGAGGCTACCTGCCACTGCTGTTCTGGATCGGGCCGACGCTGCTCCTGATCGGCATGGAGGACCTCTCGACGGCGGCGATCCTGCTCATCACGCTCGCGGCGATGATGTTCGTGGGCCGCGTGCGTGTGGGCCACCTGCTCGGGACAGCGCTCGTGGCGCTGGTCCTCGCGTCGGCGTTCCTCGCGGCCAACCCGCAGCGCGCCGCGCGCGTGGACGCGTGGCTGAACACGAGCATCTTCACCTCGGAAGCCGAGGCCGAGGCCACCTTCTCGGACCAGGCCGAAGGCTACCAGGCCCGCCAGGCCCGCATCGCCTTCGCGATGGGGGGCGTGACCGGCCGCGGCCCCGGCAAGAGCGTCCAGCGCGACTTCCTCCCGGCGCCCTACAACGACTTCATCTTCGCCATCGTGGCTGAGGAGTACGGCCTCGTGGGCGCGCTCTCGCTCCTGCTCGTGTTCGTCTACGTCCTCGCCAGAGGCCTCTTGCGCATCGCGCGCGGGGCGGCGGACCCGTTGGGGCTGTTCCTGGCGGTGGGGATCACGTGCGCCGTCGTGCTCTACGGCTTCGTCAACGCGGCGGTGGCCTGTGGCCTCGCGCCCGTGACCGGGCTGGCCATGCCGTTCGTCAGCTTTGGCGGCACGTCGCTGCTCATGACCGGCATCATGGTCGGCATCCTGCTCAACATCTCGCGCCACGCGGACCCAGCATGA